A genomic window from bacterium includes:
- a CDS encoding glycosyltransferase family 39 protein, giving the protein MGKRKKKIKKINQKTQKSIIKDLLRKRLFKKENYIIAGILIFAFILRLIHLFQMQSNYPEFYSPNPGTDMGMYDKAAMEIVHGNPIKGPFYYNPLYYYFLALNYYLFGHNLFIIRLIQALLGIITGILTYFIAKKIFNEKVAIISLLLYALCGYLIYYEGVLLSISLTTFLCVASIWFFFQAREKKSNKRFIIGGMLLGLATLSQPNTILFLPFVLLWILLELKEDVIKRRLQRCAIVLLACFAAISPITIKNYLDSGRFVLITTSGSFNFWLGNHEHSSGWFDFFDRDLERLEENKKSDKKINDVYIEDVIRFIKKDPLDYLKLFIKKILLFWGEWDIPHQVHYGKGKFYSPLLKCPFILDFGLLATWGVAGIFLSLKRWLKKGLLLYFFIFAYSFSVVIIMVNGRYRLPVVPFLIIFAGVLFIYLYEKFKKRRFISLFFSFWILIFSILFVNSQFVYAKIFCIINPNGMYIERDNTLFISDNSEKCAWEETISINSPNMKLKKEFILINDISFFKEGKLSFDYIFQGNGHFICSINGIDSPPAILSSDGFIHNIRFKFPPYLLKRGLNSIIFKITNEGKLDIPVSKYYNYERSYIYDGIKWKKINGEYLIQLELIKFKKEDL; this is encoded by the coding sequence ATGGGTAAGAGGAAAAAGAAAATAAAGAAAATTAATCAAAAAACTCAAAAATCAATAATTAAAGATTTGTTAAGAAAACGATTATTTAAAAAAGAGAATTATATTATAGCAGGGATACTCATTTTTGCGTTTATTCTTCGATTAATTCACCTTTTTCAAATGCAAAGTAATTATCCCGAATTTTACTCACCTAACCCAGGAACAGATATGGGAATGTATGATAAAGCTGCTATGGAGATAGTTCATGGTAATCCAATAAAAGGTCCATTTTATTATAATCCTTTGTATTATTATTTCTTAGCCTTAAATTATTATTTATTTGGACATAACCTATTTATTATAAGATTAATCCAGGCATTATTAGGAATTATTACAGGTATATTAACATATTTTATTGCTAAAAAGATATTCAATGAAAAGGTAGCTATAATTTCTCTTTTGCTTTATGCCTTATGTGGTTATCTTATATATTATGAAGGAGTACTCTTATCAATAAGTTTAACTACTTTCTTATGTGTAGCATCTATTTGGTTCTTTTTTCAAGCAAGGGAGAAAAAATCAAATAAAAGATTTATCATTGGAGGTATGTTATTAGGACTGGCGACTCTTTCTCAACCTAATACTATTCTTTTTCTTCCATTTGTTCTTTTATGGATATTATTAGAGTTGAAAGAGGATGTAATAAAAAGAAGATTACAAAGATGTGCTATTGTTCTTTTAGCCTGTTTTGCAGCTATTTCTCCGATTACTATTAAAAATTACCTTGATTCAGGAAGATTTGTTTTAATCACAACAAGTGGGTCTTTTAACTTTTGGTTAGGTAATCACGAACATTCATCAGGATGGTTTGATTTTTTTGATAGAGATTTAGAAAGACTTGAAGAAAATAAAAAGAGTGATAAGAAAATAAATGATGTTTATATAGAAGATGTGATAAGATTTATTAAAAAAGATCCACTAGATTATCTAAAACTTTTCATAAAAAAGATACTTTTATTCTGGGGAGAATGGGATATACCTCATCAGGTACATTATGGGAAAGGTAAATTTTACTCTCCTTTATTAAAATGCCCATTTATTCTTGATTTTGGTTTATTAGCAACATGGGGAGTTGCTGGAATATTTCTTTCTCTTAAGAGATGGTTGAAGAAAGGATTATTACTTTATTTTTTTATTTTTGCATATAGCTTTTCAGTAGTGATTATAATGGTTAATGGAAGATATCGTCTTCCTGTGGTCCCTTTTCTTATAATCTTTGCGGGTGTTTTATTCATTTATTTATATGAGAAATTTAAAAAACGAAGATTTATCTCTCTATTCTTTTCTTTCTGGATATTAATCTTCTCAATTCTATTTGTAAATTCTCAATTTGTTTATGCTAAAATATTTTGTATAATTAACCCTAATGGAATGTATATAGAAAGGGATAATACCCTTTTTATTAGCGATAATAGTGAAAAATGTGCTTGGGAAGAAACAATTTCTATAAATTCACCTAATATGAAACTTAAAAAGGAATTCATTTTAATAAATGATATCTCATTTTTTAAAGAAGGGAAATTGTCCTTTGATTATATTTTTCAAGGAAATGGACATTTCATTTGTAGTATTAATGGGATAGATTCTCCACCAGCAATTTTATCATCGGATGGATTTATACATAATATAAGATTTAAATTCCCTCCTTATTTATTAAAAAGAGGATTAAATAGTATCATTTTTAAAATTACAAATGAAGGAAAGTTAGATATACCTGTCAGTAAATATTATAATTATGAAAGATCCTATATTTATGATGGGATAAAGTGGAAAAAGATAAATGGGGAATATTTAATTCAATTAGAATTGATAAAATTTAAAAAGGAGGATTTATAA
- the rplK gene encoding 50S ribosomal protein L11: MAKKKKVVKEIKLQIPAGRANPAPPVGPALGQAGVNIMEFCKEFNAQTSNQEGLIIPVVISVHEDRTFSFVLKTPPAAVLLAKAAGIEKGSGVPNKQKVAKLNIEKVKEIAKMKLKDLNAYDIDQAARQIMGTAKSMGIEIEGG, from the coding sequence ATGGCAAAAAAGAAAAAGGTTGTTAAGGAGATTAAATTACAGATACCGGCTGGAAGGGCTAATCCCGCTCCACCCGTAGGTCCTGCCTTAGGACAGGCAGGGGTAAATATTATGGAGTTTTGTAAGGAGTTTAATGCACAAACATCCAATCAGGAAGGTCTAATTATCCCGGTAGTCATCTCCGTGCACGAGGATAGAACATTTTCCTTTGTTTTAAAAACACCACCTGCGGCTGTCCTTTTAGCTAAAGCCGCGGGGATAGAAAAGGGCTCCGGAGTGCCTAATAAACAAAAGGTAGCAAAACTTAATATCGAAAAAGTAAAAGAGATTGCGAAGATGAAACTTAAAGATTTAAACGCTTATGACATTGACCAGGCGGCACGACAGATTATGGGCACGGCTAAAAGTATGGGAATTGAGATAGAAGGGGGATAA
- the rplA gene encoding 50S ribosomal protein L1 gives MARCGKKFLEKSKLVDKEKLYDIDEALDLLKQTSCAKFDESIEIAIRLGVNPKHADQQVRSTVILRHGTGKSQRIAVFAKGEKVKEAEENGVEIVGAEDLIDRIKKGFLDFDVAIATPDMMRDVGQLGKILGPRGLMPNPKAGTVTFDVGKTIKEIKKGKIEFRCDSFGIVHSAIGKVSFSKEMLYDNFKDFVLAILKVKPATVKGQYVKGIALSTTMGPGIKLDTKVTKRLLEEG, from the coding sequence ATGGCTCGTTGCGGTAAAAAGTTTTTAGAAAAAAGTAAACTGGTAGATAAAGAAAAATTATATGATATTGATGAAGCACTTGACCTGCTTAAACAAACCTCCTGTGCTAAATTTGATGAATCAATAGAGATAGCAATAAGGTTAGGCGTCAACCCAAAACACGCTGACCAACAGGTGCGTTCTACGGTAATTCTAAGGCATGGCACAGGTAAATCTCAACGAATAGCGGTTTTTGCTAAAGGAGAAAAGGTAAAAGAGGCAGAAGAAAATGGTGTGGAGATAGTTGGTGCCGAAGACTTAATTGACCGTATAAAAAAAGGGTTTTTAGATTTTGATGTCGCTATCGCTACCCCAGATATGATGCGTGATGTCGGACAGTTGGGTAAAATCCTTGGACCACGAGGACTTATGCCTAATCCAAAAGCAGGCACCGTCACCTTTGATGTCGGAAAAACAATTAAGGAGATTAAAAAAGGTAAGATTGAATTTAGATGTGATTCGTTTGGGATAGTCCACTCGGCTATCGGCAAAGTTTCATTTTCAAAGGAAATGCTTTATGATAATTTTAAAGATTTTGTCTTAGCTATCCTTAAGGTAAAACCAGCCACGGTTAAAGGACAATATGTTAAAGGTATCGCTTTATCTACAACAATGGGACCCGGCATAAAACTTGACACAAAGGTAACAAAGAGATTGCTTGAAGAAGGCTAA
- the secE gene encoding preprotein translocase subunit SecE — protein MKEKIKELIFKAKKFLNEVWTEVNPKQGKVSWPDRKTIIGSTAVVIICVLIITLYIYLADVIFIVVVNQLIGRR, from the coding sequence GTGAAAGAGAAAATAAAAGAACTAATTTTTAAAGCAAAAAAATTCCTGAATGAGGTCTGGACCGAAGTTAATCCAAAACAAGGTAAGGTTTCCTGGCCTGACCGTAAAACAATTATTGGTTCTACGGCGGTAGTTATTATCTGCGTTCTGATTATCACCTTATATATTTATCTTGCGGATGTTATTTTTATTGTCGTGGTTAACCAGCTTATTGGTCGGAGGTAG
- a CDS encoding transposase — protein MYHVMSRGVAQQEIFRIEDDYHRFLDYLEKSVDKYGLEIFAFVLMSNHYHLFVRTKEANLSNALQWLQTERDVAIYILYIVILD, from the coding sequence ATATATCATGTAATGTCCAGAGGGGTGGCTCAACAGGAGATATTTCGTATTGAAGATGACTATCATCGATTTTTAGACTATCTTGAGAAGAGTGTGGATAAATATGGATTAGAGATATTTGCTTTTGTGCTAATGTCGAATCATTATCATTTATTTGTGCGAACAAAGGAGGCAAATCTTTCTAATGCACTACAATGGTTGCAAACAGAAAGGGATGTAGCCATTTATATATTATATATAGTCATACTGGATTGA
- the nusG gene encoding transcription termination/antitermination protein NusG — MSKNWYVIHTYSGYENKVKTNLEQRLQSMGLGDKIAQIVIPTEEVTEIRGGKKRKVPRKFFPGYVLIEMEMADDTWHIVRHTPGVFGFVGDKNKPIPLSEVEVKEIIHGAIPGVSRLKPSLKFEKDEPIRVIQGPFTNFIGTVGEIDQKQGKLRVMMNILGRITPVEVEFHQVEKL; from the coding sequence ATGAGTAAAAATTGGTATGTTATTCATACTTATTCTGGATATGAGAATAAAGTAAAGACAAATTTAGAGCAACGACTTCAATCAATGGGACTGGGAGATAAAATTGCTCAAATTGTTATTCCTACTGAAGAAGTTACTGAAATACGCGGTGGCAAGAAAAGAAAAGTCCCAAGGAAATTTTTCCCGGGGTATGTATTGATAGAAATGGAAATGGCTGATGACACCTGGCATATTGTCAGACATACACCCGGAGTATTTGGATTTGTTGGCGACAAGAATAAACCAATTCCATTGAGTGAAGTAGAGGTTAAAGAGATTATTCATGGAGCAATACCAGGAGTTTCGAGATTAAAACCTTCTTTAAAATTTGAAAAGGACGAACCCATCCGGGTTATTCAAGGACCTTTTACTAACTTTATTGGAACGGTTGGAGAGATAGACCAAAAACAAGGAAAATTAAGAGTGATGATGAATATCCTCGGTAGAATAACACCGGTCGAAGTAGAATTTCATCAAGTGGAGAAGTTGTAA
- the rplJ gene encoding 50S ribosomal protein L10 has product MRPAIIKKEKQVSELKEKLSKTSSAILTDYRGLTVKEITDLRRKFRTAGIEYKIIKNNIIFRAVKESDLDALSEYLQGPTAIAFSLNDPVAPVKFLIDFSKEYKKLELKAGIIQGKVLKADELTQVSKLPPKEVLIAQVVGGMKAPLVGVVNVLSAPIRSLVNVLKAIEGKK; this is encoded by the coding sequence ATGCGACCAGCAATTATTAAAAAAGAAAAACAGGTTAGCGAATTAAAAGAGAAATTATCTAAGACATCTTCGGCTATTTTAACAGATTATCGAGGTCTAACCGTTAAAGAAATTACAGATTTAAGACGCAAATTCAGAACCGCAGGCATAGAATATAAAATCATAAAAAACAACATCATCTTTAGAGCGGTTAAAGAAAGTGACCTCGATGCCTTAAGTGAATACCTACAGGGACCTACGGCCATTGCTTTTAGTCTAAATGACCCGGTGGCTCCAGTTAAATTCTTAATAGATTTCTCCAAAGAATATAAAAAACTTGAACTTAAAGCAGGGATTATTCAAGGTAAGGTTCTAAAGGCTGATGAACTAACCCAGGTATCCAAGTTACCACCTAAAGAAGTATTAATTGCCCAGGTAGTAGGGGGAATGAAAGCACCGTTAGTCGGTGTAGTTAATGTCTTAAGTGCGCCAATAAGGTCATTGGTTAATGTATTAAAGGCGATTGAGGGGAAAAAATAA
- the rpmG gene encoding 50S ribosomal protein L33: MPREIIILACSECKNRNYSTTKNKKKHTEKLELKKYCRTCRTHTLHKETK, encoded by the coding sequence ATGCCACGAGAGATAATTATTCTGGCATGTTCAGAGTGTAAAAATCGGAATTATTCTACAACCAAAAATAAGAAAAAGCATACAGAAAAACTTGAGTTGAAAAAATACTGTCGAACTTGTAGAACTCATACACTACATAAGGAAACGAAGTAG
- a CDS encoding tetratricopeptide repeat protein: MRGIKFLFLWVMIFILVAPIISSAQTLAETKEKAKKRFDTGYQLYFKSNFEGAEKEFSKAIELDPSNPEYHFFLAKSYYKQKNSSKAIDELRLAIGIKPEYLQSHLLLGDIYFERENWTEAEKAYLKADELDDKNFDANFKVGQVYIKLKNVDKAITHLSKAKRLNGSEPYVSFYLGQAYLEKEEISLAVSEFDNAIRLQTNNPLFYYWRGNAFFAAGDYRDPNDYNWRSVVDYQQTIEFGLTTPYVYFMFGNTLLNRAFYCLTVKRDTDSLDLLERSIVKYQEVTVLEPNASNAYNNLGLAYYYLGRLDEAIEAYRKAIDLEPVVAFFHDNLADVYYKKANFNEAIAQWKLIQELDPNYVLSDVYFPTPQKPIKEKLREAARRK, from the coding sequence ATGAGAGGAATAAAGTTTCTCTTTTTATGGGTTATGATTTTTATTTTGGTCGCACCAATAATAAGTTCAGCCCAGACGCTGGCAGAGACAAAAGAAAAGGCAAAAAAGAGATTTGACACAGGCTATCAGTTGTATTTTAAGAGTAATTTTGAAGGAGCGGAGAAGGAATTTAGTAAGGCAATTGAATTAGACCCGTCAAATCCGGAGTATCATTTCTTTTTAGCGAAGAGTTATTATAAGCAAAAGAATTCTTCTAAAGCGATTGATGAACTTAGGCTGGCAATCGGGATTAAACCTGAATATTTACAGTCTCATTTACTTTTAGGTGATATTTATTTTGAAAGAGAAAATTGGACAGAGGCAGAGAAAGCCTATTTAAAAGCAGATGAGTTAGATGACAAAAATTTTGATGCCAATTTTAAAGTAGGACAGGTTTATATCAAACTAAAAAATGTAGATAAGGCGATTACACATTTAAGTAAGGCAAAGAGATTAAATGGAAGTGAACCTTATGTTTCGTTTTATTTAGGTCAGGCTTATTTGGAAAAAGAGGAAATCTCTTTAGCGGTAAGTGAATTTGATAATGCGATTCGGCTCCAAACCAATAATCCACTTTTCTATTATTGGCGAGGGAATGCCTTTTTTGCCGCAGGAGATTATCGAGACCCAAATGATTATAATTGGCGCTCGGTGGTAGATTATCAACAAACCATAGAATTTGGATTGACTACTCCGTATGTTTATTTTATGTTTGGGAATACCTTACTTAATCGGGCATTTTATTGCCTCACGGTTAAGAGAGATACAGATAGTTTAGACTTATTGGAACGGTCAATTGTCAAATATCAAGAGGTAACTGTATTAGAACCAAATGCTTCTAATGCCTACAATAATTTAGGGCTTGCTTATTATTACCTGGGTCGATTGGATGAAGCGATTGAGGCATATAGAAAGGCAATTGACCTTGAGCCAGTGGTAGCATTCTTCCATGATAACTTAGCAGATGTGTATTACAAAAAGGCTAATTTTAATGAGGCAATTGCTCAGTGGAAGTTAATTCAAGAATTAGACCCAAATTATGTCTTAAGTGATGTCTACTTCCCTACGCCACAAAAACCCATTAAAGAGAAATTACGAGAGGCAGCAAGAAGGAAATAA
- a CDS encoding T9SS type A sorting domain-containing protein: MYKRKILLIGILIFIGIGNNIEIAKAEVVEVSGNVYGTWTSGNIYVATDTISVASNTTLTIQPNVIVKITPGKRLNVYGKLIAEGIESGTITFTSLKDDIGGDTNGDGTSTSPTAGDWSGCIFDGEGSIGSKLDHCVVRYTYKYGISIISSSISINNSDICEVYATWEGGEYVEVPSYGIYVSSGTLTIVNSNIFNISSYALGERFGQPLGYGIYISGGIVYISNCNILKIRSSNDLYGVSKAYGIYGSSTISYINNSNFSQIEGETNIASSEAYGIYFSNSSVFINDENYISQVTSKGSSYGIYVCNSSSPFTILNSKIFKIIGNGYAYGIYLSNILSEGIIRGINIFEVKGRNNGYGLYLLSGQLSIMDNEIYDIKGECVGYYGLGYGYGIYIVSGQVSIMINNIYDIKGIANFSWNEFGYGIYLSQTQSSILGNNIYDIGSGGTTYYLWADGTQTAEYNWWGSTFPIPFNFSNNIDYDPWLKGTYTGYALITILPTYGTVGNLVSIRGIGYNPTEQIKIDFGTSYNYTEVSTNADGMFSTSFIVNTQPYGPTSIVATGLSSNKTASNYFRILPHILFVSPSSGTIGSFVTIEGNGFGKMDTIRVDFGTTISICNIMSNTYGTFIATFTVDTQAYGTIPIGCYGMTSGAYDYEYFFIRGNIVWISPTQGTVGSAVTIMGNGFGATELIGIDFGTTLNINQCTTTTDGKFTTLFTIDTQPFGITTITVRGMQTGLVDKAGFTILPNIALISPISGTIGSIVTVMGNGFGATELIRIEFGNIRTITTVYTYATGEFQTVFTVDSQPIGTTTIIAHGLMTNAYALAQFIILPLTTLKITPALQNVAVNSTFTCQVEIEDVERLRGVELHLSFNPNILEVKEIGTGTFPPDGWVMQNKYDNIKGEIDYTIGLISGSATGSGDICKIKFKAISGGTSTVIFDFTRPNRITKLLDIGNNGIPFKKEETMYQVITGIEIKPKDKEIRADETIDYTCLASCGSLELDVTGSTTFTSNGGGSFTLNTFHAKYMNTYTIQGEYLGFIGTTSVIILPGTPTTLVYVSGNGQVNTCTFTLKDPFIVKVVDKYENPCQDVEVKWEIISIPSGATLYSISPTKTTTNVQGTASSFLTLGTEPPGTYNVHAISTGLSGSPCTFTAHSLRRFGNIAGFCMLDLGTVTLGTCSDIQVRIVELGTTTMTNNNSYFIFKNIPVGTYTLTFDTWGASSATNTNICISRAQFEDTTYIGTITLLAGDVNNDGKVNIGDWPGFVDSFGDYEGNPEGNWEQTKEGNFNHDKVVDICDFGIFADNFGKQQQKGKTKELTTMPARTKKTSGRIELSFDLQTLAGVDINELRVGNIIYLKIYVRDAKDYLGGEIHLSFNPKVLQVIDADNGKDGIQIQPGDFPRGSVKHQADILKNEVDNSSGKIDYAVVVWEPERDDEGLLATVPFRVISCDAYSKVNFEFDDEENRETKFIERIGQEQPVDQQPDVLPDEITIKVPAVYNNLEKALVYPNPSYNGKEVTFTQITTDKQVTLRIYNLAGELVIEKQKDNIYDSQIKWNLKNKDNEDVASGIYIYFLKDELGSVKKGKIGVIK; the protein is encoded by the coding sequence ATGTATAAAAGAAAAATTTTATTGATAGGGATATTAATATTTATAGGAATAGGAAATAATATAGAAATTGCGAAAGCAGAGGTAGTAGAAGTAAGTGGAAATGTATATGGAACATGGACTAGTGGCAACATCTATGTTGCCACTGATACAATCAGTGTAGCGAGTAATACCACTTTAACTATTCAACCTAATGTAATAGTGAAGATTACTCCGGGTAAAAGATTAAATGTGTATGGTAAGTTGATTGCGGAAGGTATAGAATCAGGAACTATCACTTTTACTTCTTTAAAGGATGATATTGGAGGAGATACAAATGGAGATGGAACATCTACCTCTCCTACTGCTGGAGATTGGAGTGGATGCATTTTTGATGGTGAGGGAAGTATAGGTAGCAAACTAGATCACTGTGTAGTAAGGTATACTTACAAATATGGAATTTCCATTATTTCATCTTCTATTTCTATTAATAATTCTGATATTTGTGAAGTTTATGCTACCTGGGAAGGAGGTGAATATGTAGAAGTTCCTTCTTATGGAATTTATGTTTCATCAGGTACCTTAACCATTGTCAACTCCAATATTTTTAATATTTCTTCTTATGCACTGGGAGAGCGTTTTGGACAACCCCTTGGATATGGAATTTATATTTCTGGTGGTATTGTATATATTAGTAATTGTAATATTTTAAAGATTAGAAGTAGTAATGATTTGTATGGAGTATCAAAAGCCTATGGAATTTATGGGTCATCTACCATATCTTATATCAATAACTCTAATTTTTCTCAAATTGAAGGAGAAACCAATATTGCCTCATCAGAAGCCTATGGAATTTACTTTTCTAACTCATCTGTTTTTATTAATGATGAAAACTACATTTCACAAGTAACAAGTAAAGGTAGTTCTTATGGAATATATGTTTGTAATTCATCATCTCCATTCACCATTTTAAACTCTAAGATTTTTAAAATCATAGGTAATGGCTATGCTTACGGAATTTATCTTTCCAATATATTATCTGAAGGTATCATTCGTGGTATTAATATATTCGAAGTTAAGGGAAGAAATAATGGATATGGTCTCTATCTGCTCTCTGGACAATTGTCAATTATGGATAATGAGATTTATGATATTAAAGGAGAGTGTGTTGGATATTATGGTTTAGGTTATGGATATGGTATTTACATAGTTTCTGGACAAGTATCAATTATGATTAATAACATTTATGATATTAAAGGAATTGCTAATTTTTCATGGAATGAATTTGGATATGGTATTTATCTATCCCAAACACAATCATCAATATTAGGTAATAACATTTATGACATAGGGAGTGGAGGTACTACCTATTACTTATGGGCAGATGGTACACAGACAGCAGAATATAATTGGTGGGGTAGTACCTTTCCAATTCCTTTTAACTTCTCTAACAATATTGATTATGACCCTTGGCTGAAAGGAACATATACAGGATACGCACTAATTACTATTTTACCTACTTATGGAACGGTGGGAAACTTGGTATCTATAAGAGGTATTGGTTACAATCCAACAGAGCAAATAAAAATCGATTTTGGGACATCATACAATTATACCGAAGTATCAACAAACGCCGATGGTATGTTTTCTACTTCCTTCATTGTAAATACGCAACCTTATGGCCCTACTTCAATTGTAGCTACTGGGTTAAGTTCTAATAAAACTGCTTCGAATTACTTTCGTATCCTACCTCATATTTTATTTGTATCACCCAGTAGCGGTACTATTGGAAGTTTTGTTACCATTGAAGGTAATGGATTTGGTAAGATGGATACTATACGGGTTGATTTCGGAACAACTATATCTATCTGTAATATAATGTCAAATACCTATGGGACATTTATTGCTACCTTTACCGTAGATACTCAAGCCTATGGAACCATTCCTATTGGCTGTTATGGGATGACATCAGGTGCCTATGACTATGAATACTTCTTTATCAGAGGGAATATTGTCTGGATAAGTCCAACGCAGGGAACTGTTGGTTCGGCTGTGACTATAATGGGCAACGGCTTTGGAGCAACTGAACTAATCGGCATAGATTTTGGCACCACACTAAACATTAACCAGTGCACCACGACTACAGACGGGAAATTTACTACCCTATTTACGATAGATACCCAACCTTTCGGCATTACTACTATTACAGTTAGAGGGATGCAGACTGGTTTGGTGGATAAGGCTGGATTTACTATCCTGCCAAATATTGCCCTTATCAGCCCTATTTCTGGGACTATCGGTTCTATTGTCACCGTAATGGGTAATGGATTTGGTGCTACGGAATTGATCAGGATTGAATTTGGTAATATTCGTACTATTACCACTGTTTATACTTATGCTACTGGGGAATTTCAGACAGTATTTACAGTAGATTCTCAGCCGATTGGGACAACGACTATCATTGCTCATGGTTTGATGACTAATGCCTATGCTCTGGCACAGTTCATTATTCTTCCATTAACTACTTTAAAGATTACACCTGCCTTACAAAATGTAGCTGTTAATTCAACATTTACCTGCCAGGTGGAGATAGAGGATGTGGAAAGACTAAGAGGTGTGGAATTACATCTTAGTTTTAATCCCAATATCCTTGAAGTAAAAGAGATTGGGACAGGTACATTTCCACCAGATGGTTGGGTAATGCAGAATAAGTATGATAATATCAAAGGAGAGATAGATTATACCATTGGGTTGATTTCTGGCTCTGCTACTGGTTCAGGGGACATTTGTAAAATAAAATTTAAAGCAATATCAGGTGGTACATCAACTGTAATATTTGATTTTACTAGACCCAACCGTATCACAAAACTATTAGATATAGGAAACAACGGAATTCCATTTAAGAAAGAAGAGACTATGTATCAGGTAATCACTGGTATCGAAATCAAGCCAAAAGATAAAGAGATTCGTGCAGATGAAACTATTGATTATACCTGCCTTGCATCATGTGGAAGTTTAGAACTTGATGTTACTGGCTCTACTACCTTTACTTCAAATGGTGGTGGCTCTTTTACACTTAATACCTTCCATGCAAAATATATGAATACATATACAATTCAAGGGGAATATCTTGGATTTATTGGAACTACATCAGTGATTATCCTACCTGGCACTCCAACAACTTTAGTTTATGTATCAGGAAATGGTCAGGTTAATACCTGTACCTTTACCTTAAAAGACCCATTTATAGTTAAGGTAGTGGATAAATATGAAAACCCTTGCCAGGATGTAGAGGTAAAGTGGGAAATTATCTCTATCCCTTCTGGTGCAACTTTATATTCTATCTCCCCAACTAAAACCACAACCAATGTTCAAGGTACAGCGTCATCTTTCCTTACCTTAGGTACAGAACCTCCAGGTACATATAATGTACATGCTATTTCAACTGGATTAAGTGGGTCTCCCTGTACTTTTACTGCACATTCATTAAGGCGATTTGGTAATATAGCTGGTTTTTGCATGTTGGATTTGGGGACAGTTACATTAGGTACATGTTCAGATATTCAGGTAAGGATTGTAGAGCTTGGTACAACTACAATGACTAATAATAATTCTTATTTCATCTTTAAGAATATACCAGTAGGAACTTATACCCTTACTTTTGATACATGGGGTGCATCGTCAGCAACTAATACCAATATCTGTATTAGCCGAGCACAATTTGAGGATACTACATACATTGGTACTATTACACTATTAGCAGGAGATGTAAATAATGATGGCAAAGTAAATATTGGAGATTGGCCTGGATTTGTAGACAGTTTTGGTGATTATGAAGGTAATCCTGAAGGTAATTGGGAACAAACCAAAGAAGGAAATTTTAATCATGATAAGGTTGTTGATATTTGTGATTTTGGTATCTTTGCAGATAATTTTGGTAAACAGCAGCAAAAAGGTAAGACTAAAGAATTAACTACAATGCCTGCTCGTACTAAAAAGACCTCTGGTAGGATAGAGTTGTCCTTTGACCTTCAGACACTTGCAGGGGTAGATATTAATGAACTGCGTGTTGGAAATATTATCTATCTTAAGATATATGTTCGTGATGCAAAAGACTACCTTGGTGGTGAAATACACTTGTCATTTAATCCAAAGGTATTACAGGTAATAGATGCGGATAACGGCAAAGATGGTATCCAGATTCAACCGGGGGATTTCCCACGGGGTTCAGTGAAACATCAGGCTGATATTCTGAAGAATGAAGTAGATAATTCATCAGGTAAGATTGATTATGCTGTCGTAGTCTGGGAGCCAGAGAGAGATGATGAAGGATTATTAGCTACCGTGCCATTCAGGGTCATTTCTTGTGATGCCTATTCTAAAGTTAATTTTGAGTTTGATGATGAAGAAAACCGGGAAACAAAGTTTATCGAAAGAATTGGTCAGGAACAACCTGTTGACCAGCAACCTGATGTATTACCTGATGAAATAACTATCAAAGTGCCAGCGGTATATAATAATTTAGAGAAGGCACTGGTCTATCCCAATCCTTCTTATAACGGGAAAGAGGTAACCTTTACGCAGATTACCACTGATAAACAGGTTACTTTAAGAATATATAACTTAGCCGGTGAATTAGTCATTGAGAAACAAAAAGATAACATCTATGATAGCCAGATTAAATGGAATTTAAAGAATAAAGATAACGAAGATGTTGCCTCAGGTATTTACATCTATTTCTTAAAGGATGAACTTGGCTCGGTTAAGAAAGGTAAGATTGGGGTGATAAAGTAA